In Candidatus Hydrogenedentota bacterium, a single genomic region encodes these proteins:
- a CDS encoding OmpH family outer membrane protein, whose amino-acid sequence MVRTSLTMASVVTIALLAYTGAVFAAEQPKPAQAQAAPAKADGQFKIGVVNRKMVFDSYKKREQGLADLEAQKNKLQVEIDALSKSIEAKKKKYEDEKDKMTDDERTKLKDEITREFGEYQAQFKLKQDDIDRQSQRFLSGIMQDIDNAVNQIGSQQNYHLILEADPKSPTSVIYFSTTLDITSQVIALLNGKS is encoded by the coding sequence GTGGTGCGCACAAGTTTGACAATGGCTTCGGTCGTAACAATCGCCCTGCTGGCGTACACCGGAGCGGTTTTCGCGGCCGAGCAGCCAAAGCCGGCCCAGGCGCAAGCCGCCCCCGCCAAGGCCGATGGCCAGTTCAAGATTGGCGTTGTGAATCGCAAGATGGTGTTTGACAGCTACAAGAAACGTGAGCAGGGTCTGGCAGACCTTGAAGCCCAGAAGAACAAGCTTCAGGTCGAGATTGATGCGCTTTCCAAGAGCATCGAGGCCAAGAAGAAGAAGTACGAAGACGAAAAGGACAAGATGACGGACGACGAGCGCACGAAGCTCAAGGATGAGATTACGCGCGAGTTTGGTGAATACCAGGCCCAGTTCAAGCTGAAGCAAGATGACATCGACCGCCAATCGCAGCGTTTTCTTAGCGGAATCATGCAAGACATCGACAATGCGGTGAACCAGATTGGGAGCCAGCAGAACTACCATCTGATTCTGGAGGCGGATCCCAAGAGCCCGACGTCGGTCATTTATTTCAGCACGACGCTCGATATAACGAGCCAAGTGATCGCGCTTCTCAACGGCAAATCCTAA